The following coding sequences are from one Candidatus Binataceae bacterium window:
- a CDS encoding methylmalonyl-CoA mutase family protein yields MSTSKRQWLETTYKQGKERPARFSTLSDMEVEPLYTPEDVAGDYQSALGYPGEYPYTRGVYESMYRGKLWTMRQFAGFGLAEDTNRRFRFLLSQGQTGLSTAFDMPALMGYDADHERSKGEVGREGVSVTSIHDMARLFEGIPLDKVSTSMTINCSASVLLAMYLVVAERQGVPWSAVSGTIQNDMLKEFIAQKEWICPPRPSLRIVTDMIEFCARRAPRWHPVSISGYHIREAGSTAVQELAFTIADGLCYVQDAVDRGLNVDDFAPRLSFFWDIHSDFLEEIAKLRAGRRMWARLMKERFGAKNPRSMMLRTHAQTAGVSLTAQQPMNNIVRVAIQALAGVLGGVQSLHTNSMDETLALPTEQAVMVALRTQQIIAEETGVINTVDPLGGSYAIEALTDRMEREAMEYIRKIDEMGGMLNAIERGYPQREIAEAAFHYQRQLEQGVKTVVGVNKYSIPEEIPIEVLKIDPALEEMQVQRVRKLKRERNSAAVREALARVAEACRSGENLMEPVCEAVRREATVGEICDVYRAEFGIYTDPGWI; encoded by the coding sequence GTGAGCACTAGCAAACGGCAATGGCTGGAGACGACCTATAAGCAGGGCAAGGAGCGCCCGGCGCGCTTCTCCACCCTCTCGGACATGGAGGTCGAGCCACTCTACACCCCCGAAGACGTTGCGGGCGACTACCAGAGCGCGCTCGGCTACCCGGGCGAGTATCCATACACCCGCGGCGTGTACGAGTCGATGTACCGCGGCAAGCTCTGGACGATGCGCCAATTCGCGGGCTTTGGGCTTGCCGAGGACACCAATCGGCGCTTCCGTTTCCTGCTCTCGCAGGGGCAGACCGGGCTCTCGACTGCCTTCGACATGCCGGCGCTGATGGGCTACGACGCCGACCACGAGCGCTCCAAGGGCGAGGTCGGCCGCGAAGGCGTCTCGGTGACTTCGATCCACGACATGGCGCGGCTGTTCGAGGGGATCCCGCTCGACAAGGTGTCCACCTCGATGACGATCAACTGCTCGGCGTCGGTGCTGCTGGCGATGTACCTGGTGGTCGCCGAGCGCCAGGGCGTGCCCTGGAGCGCGGTCAGCGGAACGATCCAGAACGACATGCTCAAGGAGTTCATCGCGCAAAAGGAATGGATCTGTCCGCCGCGTCCCTCGCTGCGGATCGTCACCGACATGATCGAGTTCTGCGCCCGGCGGGCCCCGCGCTGGCATCCGGTGTCGATCTCCGGCTACCACATCCGCGAGGCCGGCTCGACCGCGGTCCAGGAGCTGGCCTTCACCATCGCCGACGGCCTTTGCTACGTGCAGGACGCGGTCGATCGCGGGCTCAACGTTGACGACTTCGCGCCCCGGCTGTCCTTCTTCTGGGACATCCATAGCGACTTCCTCGAAGAGATCGCCAAGCTGCGCGCCGGGCGGCGGATGTGGGCGCGGCTGATGAAGGAGCGCTTCGGCGCGAAGAACCCGCGCTCGATGATGCTGCGCACGCATGCGCAGACGGCTGGAGTGTCGCTCACCGCCCAGCAGCCGATGAACAACATCGTGCGGGTGGCGATTCAGGCGCTCGCCGGCGTGCTCGGCGGCGTGCAGTCGCTGCATACCAATTCGATGGACGAAACGCTGGCGCTGCCGACCGAGCAGGCGGTGATGGTGGCGCTGCGCACGCAGCAGATAATCGCTGAGGAGACCGGCGTCATCAACACGGTCGATCCGCTCGGCGGCAGCTACGCGATCGAGGCGCTGACCGACCGAATGGAACGCGAGGCGATGGAGTATATCCGCAAGATCGACGAGATGGGCGGAATGCTCAACGCGATCGAGCGCGGCTATCCGCAGCGCGAAATCGCCGAGGCCGCCTTCCACTACCAGCGTCAGCTCGAGCAGGGGGTCAAGACCGTGGTCGGCGTCAACAAGTACTCGATCCCTGAGGAGATCCCGATCGAAGTTCTTAAGATCGACCCGGCGCTGGAAGAGATGCAGGTCCAGCGCGTGCGCAAGCTCAAGCGCGAGCGCAATTCAGCCGCCGTGCGCGAGGCGCTGGCGCGCGTCGCCGAGGCTTGCCGCTCGGGCGAGAATCTGATGGAGCCGGTCTGCGAGGCGGTGCGGCGCGAGGCCACGGTCGGCGAGATTTGCGACGTTTACCGCGCCGAGTTCGGGATCTATACCGACCCAGGCTGGATCTAA
- a CDS encoding cobalamin B12-binding domain-containing protein: MAEKRLRILVAKPGLDGHDRGAKIIARALRDGGFEVIYTGLHQTPEMIAEAAVQEDVDAVGLSILSGAHMTLFPEVMRLLKERGAPDVAVFGGGIIPDEDARKLREIGVREIFTPGASTEDIVKWVRENVQPRQ, from the coding sequence ATGGCGGAAAAACGGCTCAGAATTCTGGTGGCGAAGCCCGGCCTCGACGGGCATGACCGCGGCGCGAAGATTATCGCGCGCGCGCTGCGCGACGGCGGCTTCGAGGTGATCTACACCGGGCTGCATCAGACCCCCGAGATGATCGCCGAGGCCGCGGTGCAGGAGGACGTCGACGCGGTCGGGCTCAGTATCCTGTCCGGCGCGCACATGACGCTCTTTCCTGAGGTGATGCGGCTTTTAAAGGAGCGCGGCGCGCCCGACGTCGCCGTCTTCGGCGGCGGGATCATCCCGGACGAAGACGCGCGCAAGTTGCGCGAGATCGGCGTGCGCGAGATCTTCACTCCCGGCGCCTCCACCGAGGACATCGTCAAGTGGGTGCGCGAGAACGTCCAGCCGCGCCAATAG
- a CDS encoding acyl-CoA dehydrogenase family protein codes for MNFELSDEQRTIRDTLRQFAEKEIKPHAAEWDRQEIFPREVIRKLGELGFIGVSFPERFGGGGADTLSQVLVVEGLSRYDASVGLTCAAHMSLSSGHINLFAAEEHRARYLPDMVAAKKLGAWCLTEPGSGSDAAAMKTRAERGGDNFTLNGSKMFITNGSVADVYVVMAVTDAAGGRAGVSAFIVERGTPGLSNGRRIEKLGLRASDTAEVIFDNVTVPARNLIGEPGEGYRQTLKVLEGGRIGIAGFAAGIARGAFEEATAYASERRQFGQRIADFQAIRWMLADMATRIDASWVLTCRAAALRDAGRPFARAAAMAKLYASETAMWTTTKAVQIHGGYGYMADFPVERYMRDAKLSEIGEGTSEVQRMIIAKSLLREGYLPA; via the coding sequence ATGAACTTCGAGCTTAGCGACGAGCAGCGCACGATCCGCGACACGCTGCGCCAGTTCGCCGAGAAGGAAATCAAGCCCCACGCGGCCGAGTGGGACAGGCAGGAAATCTTCCCCCGCGAGGTCATCCGCAAACTCGGCGAGCTCGGCTTCATCGGCGTCTCCTTTCCCGAACGCTTCGGCGGTGGCGGCGCAGACACGCTGAGCCAGGTCCTGGTGGTCGAGGGGCTCTCGCGCTACGACGCCTCGGTCGGGCTTACCTGCGCCGCGCACATGTCGCTCTCCAGCGGCCACATCAACCTGTTCGCCGCCGAAGAGCATCGCGCGCGCTACCTGCCCGACATGGTCGCCGCGAAGAAGCTGGGCGCGTGGTGCCTCACCGAACCCGGCTCGGGTTCGGACGCCGCCGCGATGAAGACGCGCGCGGAGCGCGGCGGCGACAACTTCACGCTCAACGGCTCGAAGATGTTCATCACCAACGGCTCGGTCGCCGACGTGTACGTTGTGATGGCGGTGACAGACGCGGCGGGCGGGCGCGCGGGCGTTTCGGCCTTTATCGTCGAGCGCGGCACGCCCGGGCTTTCAAATGGGCGGCGGATCGAGAAGCTTGGCCTGCGCGCCTCCGACACGGCCGAGGTGATCTTCGACAACGTCACCGTGCCCGCGCGCAACCTTATCGGCGAGCCGGGTGAAGGATATCGTCAGACGCTCAAAGTGCTGGAGGGCGGACGGATCGGGATCGCCGGCTTTGCCGCCGGCATCGCGCGTGGCGCCTTCGAGGAGGCGACCGCCTATGCGAGCGAGCGCCGCCAGTTTGGCCAGCGAATTGCCGACTTCCAAGCGATCCGCTGGATGCTGGCCGACATGGCGACGCGGATCGACGCCTCGTGGGTGCTGACCTGCCGCGCCGCCGCGCTCAGGGACGCCGGCCGGCCCTTTGCGCGCGCGGCCGCGATGGCGAAGCTGTATGCCTCGGAAACCGCGATGTGGACGACGACCAAGGCGGTCCAGATCCACGGCGGCTACGGCTATATGGCGGACTTTCCGGTCGAGCGCTACATGCGCGACGCCAAGCTCTCCGAGATCGGCGAGGGGACCAGCGAGGTCCAGCGCATGATTATCGCCAAGTCGCTCCTGCGCGAGGGCTATCTGCCGGCGTAA
- a CDS encoding iron-sulfur cluster assembly protein: protein MVTEEQVYEVLRECYDPEIPVNVVDLGLVYRVAVDGGAVTVEMTLTAPGCSMGAMIAAQIEDKLLGIPECERANIEIVWDPPWTPHMMSAEARKTLGISDE from the coding sequence ATGGTCACCGAAGAGCAGGTTTACGAGGTTCTGCGCGAGTGCTACGACCCGGAAATTCCGGTCAACGTCGTTGACCTCGGCCTGGTCTATCGCGTCGCGGTGGACGGCGGCGCGGTGACGGTCGAGATGACGCTCACCGCGCCGGGATGCTCGATGGGCGCGATGATCGCGGCGCAGATCGAGGACAAGCTGCTGGGCATCCCCGAGTGCGAGCGGGCCAACATCGAGATCGTATGGGATCCGCCGTGGACGCCGCACATGATGAGCGCCGAAGCGCGCAAGACGCTCGGCATCAGCGACGAGTAA
- a CDS encoding tetratricopeptide repeat protein yields MPDKEELYDEAVDLFADEKYDEAIETYKRALEIDPRYTDALHGMVMCYQAKGDLDAAIELTRKHIEQEPEDILAFTNLSMFYQKKGMIKEAEAAGAEARRLDWKRQLKEGKTAKQ; encoded by the coding sequence ATGCCCGACAAGGAAGAACTTTACGACGAGGCGGTCGATCTTTTCGCCGATGAGAAATACGACGAGGCGATCGAAACCTATAAGCGAGCGCTCGAAATCGACCCGCGCTATACCGACGCGCTGCACGGGATGGTGATGTGCTACCAGGCCAAGGGCGACCTCGACGCCGCGATCGAGCTGACCCGTAAACATATCGAACAGGAGCCCGAGGACATCCTCGCCTTCACCAACCTGAGCATGTTCTACCAGAAGAAGGGAATGATAAAGGAAGCGGAGGCGGCGGGCGCAGAGGCGCGCAGGCTCGACTGGAAGCGCCAGCTCAAGGAGGGTAAGACCGCGAAGCAATAG
- a CDS encoding SDR family NAD(P)-dependent oxidoreductase: MKLKDRAVLITGAGSGLGREMALTFTREGARVGVNDIRPEAASNVVTEVERAGGRAVRLVADVSDSAAVKKMFAEFLAAFGTIDVLVNNAGIASSRRGGGFVGTVDKTDEEWHRMLAAHLDSTFYCTREALKVMLPKRSGRIINLGSIVGLTGIEMASDYGAAKGAIISFTKCVAREVVGEGILVNCIAPGFIDTPMTAPLPPEVRQMAIARTPAGRFGEPRDIANAALFLACEDSAYMVGQVLSPNGGYVI, encoded by the coding sequence ATGAAGCTCAAGGACAGGGCCGTTCTGATAACCGGCGCGGGCTCGGGCTTGGGGCGCGAGATGGCGTTGACGTTCACGCGCGAAGGCGCGCGCGTCGGCGTCAACGACATACGACCGGAAGCCGCGTCGAATGTGGTGACCGAGGTCGAACGCGCAGGCGGGCGTGCCGTGCGCCTGGTCGCCGACGTTTCCGACAGCGCGGCGGTCAAGAAAATGTTTGCCGAATTCCTCGCCGCTTTCGGCACAATCGATGTGCTGGTCAACAACGCCGGTATCGCCAGCTCCCGGCGCGGCGGCGGGTTCGTCGGCACCGTGGACAAGACCGACGAGGAGTGGCACCGGATGCTCGCCGCGCATCTCGATTCCACCTTCTACTGCACGCGCGAGGCGCTCAAGGTGATGCTGCCGAAGCGCTCCGGCCGGATCATCAATTTGGGCTCGATCGTCGGGCTGACAGGGATCGAGATGGCCTCCGATTACGGTGCGGCCAAGGGCGCGATAATTTCTTTCACCAAGTGCGTTGCGCGCGAGGTCGTGGGTGAGGGGATCCTGGTCAACTGTATTGCGCCGGGGTTTATCGACACGCCGATGACCGCGCCGCTGCCGCCCGAGGTGCGCCAGATGGCGATCGCGCGCACGCCCGCGGGCCGCTTCGGCGAGCCACGCGATATCGCCAATGCCGCCCTGTTCCTGGCCTGCGAGGATTCCGCCTACATGGTCGGCCAGGTGCTGAGCCCCAACGGCGGCTACGTGATCTGA
- a CDS encoding EthD family reductase encodes MRINFTSFNYKPGADLAAEERAYLGEHVALARALPGLHIYLTGVYRANKGSVPAHHRAAFFGFDSAAASMAALESQAGARMRAHGAAHLADLRPMAMDGEEIVRFDGRRSGQRCFLFAAEFDLNRRPGEELAAAEHRYLDYHTGVARRLPGLRYYMVGRLVDRSAPGGKADRLRAALLVFDSVEAWRAAYRSPVGEELVKDEEASIANARVHRLDAVVQL; translated from the coding sequence ATGCGGATCAATTTCACCAGCTTCAATTACAAGCCCGGTGCCGATCTCGCCGCCGAGGAGCGCGCCTATCTCGGTGAGCACGTCGCGCTGGCGCGCGCGCTGCCCGGCCTGCATATCTATTTGACCGGTGTTTACCGCGCGAACAAGGGCAGCGTGCCCGCGCACCATCGCGCGGCTTTCTTCGGCTTCGACAGCGCTGCGGCGTCGATGGCGGCGCTGGAGTCGCAGGCCGGCGCGCGGATGCGCGCGCATGGCGCCGCGCATCTGGCCGACCTGCGGCCGATGGCGATGGATGGCGAAGAGATCGTCCGCTTCGACGGCCGCCGCTCGGGGCAACGATGCTTCCTGTTCGCGGCCGAGTTCGACCTCAACCGGCGTCCGGGGGAGGAGCTTGCCGCTGCCGAGCACCGCTATCTCGACTATCACACCGGCGTCGCGCGCCGCCTGCCCGGGTTGCGCTACTACATGGTCGGGCGGCTCGTGGATCGGAGCGCGCCCGGCGGCAAGGCTGACCGGCTGCGCGCTGCGCTGCTGGTGTTCGACAGCGTCGAGGCCTGGCGCGCCGCGTACCGCTCGCCGGTGGGCGAGGAGTTGGTCAAAGACGAGGAGGCGTCGATCGCCAACGCGCGGGTGCATCGCCTCGACGCCGTCGTGCAGCTCTGA
- the malQ gene encoding 4-alpha-glucanotransferase, whose product MTIPRVAGILIPLFSIRSRNDAGIGDIAALGPMVDLAVAMGNRAILLLPLDETAPGMASPYSALSLFAIDPIYIGIERLPGVAAEGVAEVRARLSGVPLSERVSIRGARLELVEAAFRHFEQRGEARERAAVEEFAERNRRWLDDYALFRALKERFNFVPWEEWPAELREREPQALDAARRAMARPVARFVYWQYLAHRQWAEARAYANGHGVMLGGDLAFSPARDSAEVWARAELFDLERTVGAPPDAFNPKGQRWGLPAPRWERMRAGGFALLRERVHHARELYDFLRIDHVVGLYRTFSFDADGGGDGRFSPAQEPEQRAQGETIMRAVLDEADGAIVVAEDLGVIPPFVRASLAALGVPGYKVMRWEKSGLSTPEEAFVPPAEYPELSLATTGTHDTETLAVWWEDASADERAQMLRMLGRRVDGGSAATVPFTDVHDAILAALYAAPSRLVILPMQDLFGWRDRINLPGTVSPSNWSWRMPVAAEEMGTSTFAPRIARLRQMIAGSGR is encoded by the coding sequence ATGACGATCCCACGTGTAGCCGGGATTCTGATTCCGCTGTTTTCAATCCGAAGCCGCAACGACGCGGGAATCGGCGATATCGCGGCGCTCGGCCCGATGGTCGATCTGGCGGTGGCGATGGGGAACCGCGCGATCCTGCTGCTGCCGCTCGACGAGACCGCGCCCGGGATGGCGAGCCCGTACAGCGCGCTCAGCCTGTTTGCGATCGACCCGATCTACATCGGTATCGAGCGGCTGCCCGGTGTCGCCGCGGAAGGAGTTGCCGAGGTGCGCGCAAGGCTCAGCGGCGTGCCGCTCAGCGAGCGCGTGTCGATCCGGGGCGCGCGGCTGGAGCTTGTCGAGGCCGCCTTTCGTCACTTCGAGCAGCGGGGCGAAGCGCGCGAGCGCGCGGCGGTCGAGGAATTTGCCGAGCGCAACCGCCGATGGCTCGATGATTACGCGCTGTTCCGCGCGCTCAAGGAGCGCTTCAATTTCGTCCCCTGGGAAGAATGGCCCGCCGAGCTGCGCGAGCGGGAACCGCAAGCGCTCGATGCCGCGCGGCGCGCGATGGCGCGCCCGGTCGCCAGGTTTGTCTACTGGCAATACCTCGCTCATCGCCAATGGGCCGAGGCGCGAGCGTATGCCAATGGGCACGGCGTGATGCTCGGCGGCGACCTTGCCTTCTCGCCCGCGCGCGACAGCGCCGAGGTGTGGGCGCGCGCCGAGCTGTTCGATCTCGAGCGCACGGTTGGCGCCCCGCCCGACGCCTTCAACCCCAAGGGCCAGCGATGGGGACTGCCGGCGCCGCGGTGGGAGCGCATGCGCGCGGGCGGCTTCGCCCTGCTGCGCGAGCGCGTGCACCACGCGCGCGAGCTTTACGATTTCCTTCGTATCGACCACGTCGTCGGGCTGTACCGCACGTTTTCCTTCGACGCTGACGGCGGCGGCGACGGGAGGTTCTCGCCCGCGCAAGAGCCCGAGCAGCGCGCCCAGGGCGAGACGATCATGCGCGCGGTCCTCGACGAGGCCGACGGCGCGATTGTGGTCGCCGAGGACCTCGGCGTGATTCCGCCCTTCGTGCGCGCCTCACTGGCCGCGCTCGGCGTGCCCGGTTACAAAGTGATGCGCTGGGAAAAGAGCGGCCTCTCAACGCCCGAGGAGGCGTTCGTCCCGCCCGCCGAATACCCGGAGTTATCGCTGGCGACAACGGGTACCCATGACACCGAGACGCTCGCGGTCTGGTGGGAGGACGCGTCGGCCGACGAACGCGCGCAGATGCTGCGGATGCTCGGGCGGAGGGTGGACGGCGGGAGTGCAGCGACGGTTCCGTTCACCGACGTCCACGACGCCATCCTCGCGGCGCTTTACGCGGCGCCGTCGCGGCTGGTGATTCTGCCGATGCAGGACCTCTTCGGCTGGCGCGATCGGATAAACCTTCCCGGCACGGTCAGCCCGTCGAACTGGTCGTGGCGGATGCCGGTGGCCGCGGAGGAGATGGGCACTTCGACGTTTGCGCCGCGTATAGCTCGGCTTCGTCAAATGATCGCGGGTTCAGGCAGATAA
- a CDS encoding glycosyltransferase family 87 protein: MVKPADASAAEPPVPRRSMRRRLLLIGLWSAVGLWMLMLAKALPARATRWDYTIYYTSALAMRQGMNAYTQDLTPLARSLGFDLGKINHATDPPTFVLCFEPLTLFSPHIGFWIWTGINALAFLLALVLLLRWTPALNGDNAWVVAGIVLLFPPVVDHLVWGQNKMLLLLMLVLMMRWMEQGKDAAAGLILALGSLLRAFPLLLVAYLVLLGRWRVVWYTMVGLAVGGVATLALLGVGRSFSFLFALDLLTQSRWQSLPGNIALGPTIWRACWYLLGDDLTPATRLLAHAISLAAEAAVLGFTLKATLHRRNDADRDWRLLSLWIMTAILLSPTSWFYYLVLLAIPMVEMSAAVLAGTLSKRALYSGCAVFLLAWPYYVIIDAHPSNFGWFEGSVIWRLGAAPVALLAYLSLYWFAVDQPVSAAARAEPTPTLEELQVQAANS, encoded by the coding sequence ATGGTCAAGCCAGCCGATGCGAGCGCTGCCGAGCCGCCGGTGCCGCGCCGCTCGATGCGGCGACGGCTCTTGCTGATCGGCCTGTGGTCGGCTGTCGGGCTGTGGATGCTGATGCTCGCGAAGGCGCTGCCGGCACGCGCCACGCGCTGGGATTACACCATCTACTACACCTCGGCGCTTGCGATGCGCCAGGGGATGAATGCCTACACGCAGGACCTCACTCCGCTCGCGCGCAGCCTCGGTTTCGACCTCGGCAAGATCAATCATGCTACCGATCCACCGACCTTCGTCCTCTGCTTCGAGCCGCTGACCCTGTTCTCCCCGCACATCGGCTTCTGGATCTGGACCGGGATCAATGCGCTGGCGTTTCTGCTCGCCCTGGTTCTCCTGCTGCGCTGGACGCCGGCGCTCAATGGCGACAATGCGTGGGTGGTCGCGGGGATAGTGCTGCTCTTTCCACCCGTGGTTGACCATCTGGTGTGGGGCCAGAACAAGATGCTGCTCCTGCTGATGCTGGTGCTGATGATGCGCTGGATGGAGCAGGGGAAGGACGCCGCTGCCGGATTGATCCTGGCCCTGGGCAGCCTGTTGCGCGCGTTTCCTTTGCTGCTCGTCGCCTATCTGGTCCTGCTCGGGCGCTGGCGGGTGGTGTGGTACACGATGGTCGGGCTGGCGGTCGGAGGCGTGGCGACCCTGGCGTTGCTGGGCGTGGGCCGGAGCTTCAGTTTTCTCTTTGCGCTCGATCTTCTTACTCAAAGTCGTTGGCAGAGTTTGCCCGGGAATATCGCCCTTGGGCCAACCATCTGGCGGGCATGCTGGTATCTCCTGGGCGATGATTTGACTCCGGCGACCAGATTGCTCGCGCACGCTATCTCGCTCGCGGCTGAGGCCGCTGTGCTCGGCTTCACGCTCAAAGCCACCCTGCATCGGCGAAACGATGCCGACCGCGACTGGCGGCTGCTCTCGCTGTGGATCATGACGGCAATTCTGCTTTCCCCGACCTCGTGGTTCTACTATCTCGTCCTGCTGGCGATCCCGATGGTCGAGATGAGCGCGGCGGTGCTCGCCGGAACGCTTAGCAAACGCGCGCTATACTCCGGATGTGCCGTCTTTCTGCTGGCATGGCCCTACTATGTGATCATTGACGCTCATCCCAGCAATTTCGGCTGGTTCGAGGGGAGCGTGATCTGGCGGCTGGGAGCGGCGCCAGTCGCGCTGCTGGCCTATCTTTCGCTCTACTGGTTCGCGGTTGACCAGCCCGTGAGCGCAGCGGCTCGCGCGGAACCAACGCCTACGCTGGAAGAACTGCAAGTGCAGGCCGCCAATTCATGA